One Setaria viridis chromosome 3, Setaria_viridis_v4.0, whole genome shotgun sequence DNA window includes the following coding sequences:
- the LOC117847639 gene encoding beta-fructofuranosidase, insoluble isoenzyme 7 produces the protein MNGKQASRHDHGRTAYHFQPAKNWMNDPNGPFYHNGIYHFFYQYNPHGPTFGTGKLSWGHSVSGDLVNWAFLGAALEPTSPFDADGCWSGSATVLPDGRPVILYTGRDTDTVQVQNVAFPKDPTDPLLREWHKPSCNPVIPQPADVTGNNFRDPSTAWLGGDGLWRFSVAAEVAGVGSTLVYRSADFLRWERNATPLHASPDVPALECADFFPVAERGTEGLDTSAANVAGVRHVLKLSNMADEDYYMVGWYDDAADTFVPAEGERGSDVRKWRRIDHGHLFGAKSFFDASKKRRVLWAWVDETDGHSDDVAKGWAGIQAFPRALWLDTDGKQLVQWPVEEIETLRRRRVALLGAEVGSGGLHEIAGIETQQADVEVIFEIPKLEAAEKFDPKWLQDPGKLCSESGGVGPFGLIAMASGDLQEQTAIFFRVFKHDDMYKVLMCMDLTRSSTKEGVYKPVHAGFVDVNVEKDRSLSLRTLIDHSVIESFGGGGRTCITARVYPEHAATGSSHLYLFNNGSGSVKVSKLEAWELGTASVNLEDVSLPLAVPILSNVSE, from the exons ATGAACGGCAAGCAGGCCTCCCGCCATGACCATGGCAGAACTGCCTACCACTTCCAGCCTGCCAAGAACTGGATGAACG ATCCAAATG GGCCTTTCTACCACAACGGCATATACCATTTCTTCTACCAGTACAACCCGCACGGCCCGACGTTTGGCACCGGCAAGCTCTCCTGGGGCCACTCCGTCTCCGGCGACCTCGTAAACTGGGCCTTCCTCGGCGCCGCGCTCGAGCCGACGTCGCCCTTCGACGCCGACGGCTGCTGGTCGGGCTCAGCGACCGTCCTCCCCGACGGCCGTCCGGTCATCCTCTACACCGGGCGCGACACCGACACGGTCCAAGTGCAGAACGTGGCGTTCCCCAAGGACCCCACGGACCCGCTCCTCCGCGAGTGGCACAAGCCCAGCTGCAACCCGGTGATCCCGCAGCCCGCGGACGTGACGGGCAACAACTTCCGCGATCCCTCCACGGcgtggctcggcggcgacgggctgTGGAGGTTCAgcgtcgccgccgaggtcgcCGGCGTCGGCTCCACGCTCGTCTACCGCAGCGCGGATTTCCTTCGCTGGGAGCGGAACGCCACGCCGCTGCACGCCTCTCCGGACGTCCCGGCGCTCGAGTGCGCCGACTTTTTCCCGGTGGCGGAGCGCGGCACGGAGGGGCTCGACACGTCGGCGGCGAACGTCGCCGGGGTGAGGCACGTGCTCAAGCTGAGCAACATGGCCGACGAGGACTACTACATGGTCGGGTGGTACGACGACGCGGCGGACACGTTCGTGCCGGCGGAGGGGGAGCGCGGTAGCGACGTGAGGAAGTGGCGCCGGATCGACCACGGGCACCTGTTCGGCGCCAAGTCCTTCTTCGACGCGAGCAAGAAACGGCGCGTGCTTTGGGCGTGGGTCGACGAGACGGACGGACACTCCGACGACGTCGCCAAGGGCTGGGCCGGAATTCAG GCGTTCCCGAGAGCCCTCTGGCTGGACACCGACGGGAAGCAGCTGGTGCAGTGGCCGGTGGAAGAGATCGAAACGCTGCGGAGGAGACGAGTCGCTCTGCTGGGCGCGGAGGTGGGCTCGGGCGGGCTCCATGAGATCGCCGGCATTGAGACCCAGCAAGCGGACGTGGAGGTGATCTTCGAGATCCCGAAACTGGAGGCGGCCGAGAAGTTTGATCCCAAGTGGCTGCAGGATCCCGGTAAGTTGTGCTCagagagcggcggcgtcgggccgtTCGGGCTGATCGCCATGGCGTCCGGCGACTTGCAGGAGCAGACTGCCATCTTCTTCAGGGTGTTCAAGCACGATGACATGTACAAGGTCCTCATGTGCATGGATCTGACAAG GTCATCTACAAAAGAAGGGGTGTACAAGCCAGTTCATGCAGGATTTGTCGACGTGAACGTGGAGAAAGACAGGAGCTTATCTCTAAGGACACTG ATCGATCACTCTGTCATTGAGAGTTTTGGAGGTGGGGGCCGGACGTGCATCACGGCTCGAGTGTACCCAGAGCACGCCGCAACAGGCAGCAGCCACCTGTACCTGTTCAACAACGGATCTGGCTCAGTGAAGGTGTCCAAGCTCGAGGCCTGGGAGCTTGGGACAGCGTCCGTCAATCTTGAAGATGTCAGTCTTCCATTGGCTGTTCCTATTCTTTCGAATGTCTCCGAATAG
- the LOC117849759 gene encoding beta-fructofuranosidase, insoluble isoenzyme 7 — translation MNGKQHLHQGRHGRTAYHFQPAKNWMNDPNGPFYHNGMYHFFYQYNPHGPTFGTGKLSWGHSVSGDLVNWAFLGTALDPTSPFDAKGCWSGSATTMPDGRLAILYTGLDADDVQVQNVAFAKNPSDLLLREWDKPSFNPIVPQPADITRNNFRDPTTAWLGRDGLWRFAVAAEVAGVGSTVIYRSADFITWERNAAPLHAAPGVPCWECPDFFPVVEHGTEGLDTSANGPGVRHVLKLSKAANEDYYVVGWYNDGADTFSPVEEGERGGDVRNWRRIDHGHLFGAKSFFDARKNRRVLWAWVDETDGSSYDGAKGWTGIQSFPRALWLDTDGKQLVQWPVEEIETLRRKRVALLGKEVGSGELHEIAGIETLQADVQVVFEIPNLEDAEQLDPKWLQHPQKLCAEKGATVEGGVGPFGLIVMASGDMQEQTTVFFRVFKHDDAYKVLMCTDLTRSSTKEGVQKPVYAGFVDVDVEKDKCISLRTLIDHSVIESFGGGGRTCITARVYPEHVATGSSHLYVFNNGLHAVKVPKLEAWELATASVNVEDDGLNALLPPLVVPILSDDAE, via the exons ATGAACGGCAAGCAGCACCTGCACCAAGGCCGCCATGGCAGAACTGCCTACCACTTCCAGCCTGCCAAGAACTGGATGAACG ATCCAAACG GGCCTTTTTACCACAACGGCATGTACCACTTCTTCTACCAGTACAACCCGCACGGCCCGACATTTGGCACCGGCAAGCTCTCCTGGGGCCACTCCGTCTCCGGCGACCTCGTGAACTGGGCCTTCCTCGGCACCGCGCTGGACCCCACGTCGCCGTTCGACGCCAAGGGCTGCTGGTCGGGGTCGGCCACGACGATGCCCGACGGCCGCCTAGCCATCCTCTACACCGgactcgacgccgacgacgtgCAGGTGCAGAACGTGGCCTTCGCCAAGAACCCGTCGGATCTGCTCCTCCGGGAGTGGGACAAGCCCAGCTTCAACCCGATCGTCCCCCAGCCCGCGGACATCACGCGCAACAACTTCCGCGACCCCACCACGGCGTGGCTCGGCCGCGACGGCCTCTGGAggttcgccgtcgccgccgaggtcgcCGGCGTGGGCTCCACCGTGATCTACCGCAGCGCCGACTTCATTACCTGGGAGCGGAACGCCGCGCCGCTGCACGCCGCGCCGGGCGTCCCCTGCTGGGAGTGCCCCGACTTCTTCCCCGTGGTGGAGCACGGCACGGAGGGGCTCGACACGTCGGCGAACGGCCCCGGGGTGAGGCACGTGCTCAAGCTCAGCAAGGCCGCCAACGAGGACTACTACGTGGTCGGGTGGTACAACGACGGCGCCGACACGTTCTCGCCGGTGGAGGAGGGCGAGCGGGGTGGCGACGTCCGGAACTGGCGCCGGATCGACCACGGGCACCTGTTCGGGGCCAAGTCCTTCTTCGACGCGCGCAAGAACCGGCGCGTGCTCTGGGCGTGGGTCGACGAGACGGACGGAAGCTCCTACGACGGCGCCAAGGGATGGACTGGAATTCAG TCGTTTCCGAGAGCCCTGTGGCTGGACACCGACGGGAAGCAACTGGTGCAGTGGCCGGTGGAAGAGATCGAGACGCTGCGGAGGAAACGAGTGGCTTTGTTGGGCAAGGAGGTAggctccggcgagctgcacgAGATCGCCGGCATCGAGACCCTGCAGGCGGACGTGCAGGTGGTGTTCGAGATCCCGAACCTGGAGGACGCCGAGCAGCTCGACCCCAAGTGGCTGCAACACCCCCAGAAATTGTGCGCGGAGAAGGGCGCCACCGTGGAGGGCGGCGTCGGGCCGTTCGGGCTGATCGTGATGGCGTCGGGCGACATGCAGGAGCAGACCACCGTCTTCTTCAGGGTGTTCAAGCACGATGACGCGTACAAGGTTCTCATGTGCACCGACCTGACAAG GTCATCGACCAAAGAAGGGGTGCAGAAACCGGTTTACGCAGGATTTGTCGACGTGGACGTGGAGAAGGACAAGTGCATATCGCTGAGAACACTG ATTGATCACTCTGTCATTGAGAGCTTCGGAGGTGGGGGCCGGACTTGCATCACTGCTCGAGTGTACCCTGAACACGTCGCAACAGGCAGCAGTCACCTGTACGTCTTCAACAACGGATTGCACGCGGTGAAGGTGCCCAAGCTCGAGGCTTGGGAGCTTGCCACGGCAAGCGTCAATGTTGAAGATGACGGCCTGAATGCATTGCTGCCGCCACTGGTTGTTCCAATCCTATCGGATGACGCTGAATAG
- the LOC117847640 gene encoding agmatine coumaroyltransferase-2: MKITVHSSKAVKPAYPGGVAPAGERAVPLTVLDKANFDTYISVIYAFRPPAPANAALEDGLARVLVEYREWAGRLGVDAEGNRAILLNDAGARFVEATADVTLDSVMPLKPTPEVLSLHPSGEGATELMLIQVTRFACGSLVVGFTTQHIVADGRGTNNFFLAWSQATRGAALDPVPVHDRESFFRPRDPPLVEFQHRGVEFKPYEKHVDEKIHAGDEDDEEEVVIHKVHFSREFISKLKAQASAGLPRPYSTLQCVVAHLWRCMTTARGLEEGQSTSVCIAVDGRARMNPQVPDGYTGNVVLWARPTATAGELVARPLQHAVGLINREVARINDAYFKSFIDFASSGAVEKERLVAAADADEMVLSPNIEVDSWLRIPFYDLDFGGGRPFFFMPSYLPVEGLLILLPSFVGDGSLDAYVPLFSRDMDTFKNCCYAMD; this comes from the coding sequence ATGAAGATCACCGTGCACTCGTCCAAGGCCGTCAAGCCGGCGTACCCCGGCGGCGTCGCTCCGGCCGGCGAGCGCGCCGTGCCGCTGACGGTGCTGGACAAGGCCAACTTCGACACCTACATCTCCGTCATCTACGCGTTCCGTCCGCCGGCCCCGGCCAACGCCGCGCTCGAGGACGGGCTAGCCCGGGTGCTTGTCGAGTACCGCGAGTGGGCGGGGCGGCTGGGCGTGGACGCCGAGGGCAACCGCGCCATCCTCCTCAACGACGCCGGCGCGCGGTTCGTGGAGGCGACGGCGGACGTGACGCTCGACAGCGTCATGCCGCTCAAGCCCACGCCCGAGGTGCTCAGCCTGCACCCGAGCGGCGAAGGCGCCACGGAGCTCATGCTCATCCAGGTCACGCGCTTCGCGTGCGGGTCACTCGTCGTCGGCTTCACCACGCAGCACATCGTCGCCGACGGCCGCGGCACAAACAACTTTTTTCTCGCGTGGAGCCAGGCCacccgcggcgccgccctcgACCCGGTCCCAGTGCACGACCGCGAGTCCTTCTTCAGGCCCCGCGACCCGCCGCTGGTGGAGTTCCAGCACCGAGGCGTCGAGTTCAAGCCCTACGAGAAGCACGTCGATGAGAAGATccacgccggcgacgaggacgacgaggaggaggtggtgatcCACAAGGTGCACTTCAGCCGGGAGTTCATCTCCAAGCTCAAGGCCCAGGCGTCGGCGGGCCTGCCGCGGCCGTACAGCACGCTGCAGTGCGTGGTGGCGCACCTGTGGCGGTGCATGACGACGGCGCGGGGCTTGGAGGAGGGCCAGAGCACCAGCGTGTGCATCGCCGTGGACGGGCGGGCGCGGATGAACCCGCAGGTGCCCGACGGCTACACCGGCAACGTGGTGCTGTGGGCGCGGCCAACCGCCACGGCCGGCGAGCTGGTGGCGCGGCCCCTGCAGCACGCGGTGGGCCTCATCAACCGGGAGGTGGCGCGGATCAACGACGCCTACTTCAAGTCGTTCATCGACTTCGCCAGCTCCGGGGCGGTGGAGAAGGAGCGGCtcgtggcggcggccgacgccgacgagaTGGTGCTCAGCCCCAACATCGAGGTCGACAGCTGGCTGCGGATCCCGTTCTACGACCTCGacttcggcggcggccggcccttCTTCTTCATGCCCAGCTACCTCCCTGTGGAGGGCCTGCTCATCCTGCTGCCGTCCTTCGTCGGCGACGGCAGCCTCGACGCCTACGTCCCGCTCTTCAGCCGCGACATGGACACGTTCAAGAACTGCTGCTACGCCATGGACTAG